Proteins from one Mustela erminea isolate mMusErm1 chromosome 20, mMusErm1.Pri, whole genome shotgun sequence genomic window:
- the UMOD gene encoding uromodulin, producing MGQLSSLTSVWTVVTVTSWVIIASFIDTSEARSCSECHSNATCMEDGTVTTCSCQVGFTGDGLLCTDLDECVIPGAHNCSEGSSCVNTLGSYLCTCTAGFRLTPGLGCTDVDECAQPGLNHCHPLATCVNTKGNYSCVCPAGYLGDGQHCECSPGSCGPGLDCVHEGDTRVCVDPCQEHHVLDEYWRSTEYGAGYTCDLGLSGWYRFMGPGGVRLAETCVPVLHCNTAATMWLNGTHPSSDEGIVNRKACAHWSGHCCLWDTPVQVKACAGGYYVYNLTAPPECYLAYCTDPSSVMGTCEECSAEEDCKSDDGTWGCQCKQDFNITDPSLLERRLECGANDIKVSLSKCQLKSLGFEQVFMSLSDSQCSGFSERSDRDWISVVTPARDGPCGTVMMRNETHATYSNTLYLADDIIIRDRNIKVNFACSYPLDMKVSLKTSLQPMVSVLNISVGGTGMFTVRMALFQSPTYTEPYQGSSVILATEAFLYVGTVLDGGDLSRFALLMTNCYATPSGNATDPLKYFIIQDRCPRTKDSTIQVVENGESSQGRFSVQMFRFAGNYDLVYLHCEVYLCDTFTEKCKPTCSRTRLRGGGIIDQTHVLNLGPITRKNVQAVASMAASSSLGFLKVWLPLLLWATLTLMSQ from the exons ATGGGGCAACTTTCCTCCCTGACCTCAGTGTGGACGGTAGTCACGGTAACCTCTTGGGTCATCATAGCTTCATTCATTGACACCTCAGAAGCAA GAAGCTGCTCTGAATGTCACAGCAATGCCACCTGCATGGAGGACGGGACTGTTACAACATGCTCCTGCCAGGTGGGTTTCACGGGCGACGGCCTCCTGTGCACGGACCTGGATGAATGTGTCATTCCTGGGGCCCACAACTGCTCCGAGGGCAGCAGCTGCGTGAACACGCTGGGCTCCTACTTGTGCACCTGCACTGCAGGTTTCCGTCTGACGCCTGGGCTGGGGTGCACCGATGTGGATGAGTGCGCCCAGCCGGGGCTCAACCACTGCCACCCCCTAGCCACCTGCGTCAATACCAAGGGCAATTATTCATGTGTCTGTCCTGCGGGCTACCTGGGGGACGGGCAGCACTGCGAGTGCTCCCCGGGCTCCTGTGGGCCGGGACTGGACTGTGTGCACGAGGGTGACACGCGGGTGTGCGTGGACCCATGCCAGGAGCACCACGTTCTAGATGAGTATTGGCGCAGCACAGAGTATGGGGCAGGTTACACCTGTGACCTGGGCCTGAGCGGCTGGTACCGCTTCATGGGGCCGGGTGGTGTGCGCCTGGCAGAGACCTGCGTGCCGGTCCTGCACTGCAACACGGCCGCAACCATGTGGCTCAACGGCACGCACCCGTCCAGTGACGAGGGCATAGTGAACCGCAAAGCCTGCGCACACTGGAGTGGTCACTGCTGCCTGTGGGACACGCCCGTCCAAGTGAAGGCCTGTGCTGGTGGCTACTATGTCTACAACCTGACCGCACCCCCCGAGTGCTATCTGGCCTATTGCACAG ACCCCAGCTCTGTGATGGGGACATGTGAGGAGTGCAGTGCAGAAGAGGACTGCAAATCGGATGACGGCACATGGGGCTGCCAGTGCAAACAGGACTTCAACATCACTG ATCCCTCCCTCCTGGAGCGCAGGCTGGAGTGTGGAGCCAATGACATCAAGGTGTCCCTGAGCAAGTGCCAGCTGAAGAGCCTGGGCTTTGAGCAGGTTTTCATGTCCCTGAGTGACAGCCAGTGCTCAGGCTTCAGTGAGAGGAGTGACCGGGACTGGATATCTGTGGTGACCCCAGCCAGGGATGGCCCCTGTGGGACGGTGATGATG AGGAACGAAACCCATGCCACATACAGCAACACCCTCTACCTGGCAGATGACATCATCATTCGTGACCGCAACATCAAAGTCAACTTTGCATGTTCCTATCCCCTGGACATGAAAGTCAGCTTGAAGACCTCCCTGCAGCCAATGGTCAG CGTTCTGAACATCAGCGTGGGTGGGACAGGCATGTTCACCGTGCGGATGGCACTCTTCCAGAGCCCCACCTACACAGAGCCCTACCAAGGCTCGTCTGTGATCCTGGCCACAGAGGCCTTTCTCTACGTGGGCACCGTGCTGGATGGGGGTGACCTGTCCCGGTTTGCACTGCTGATGACCAACTGCTATGCCACACCCAGCGGCAACGCCACAGACCCCTTGAAATATTTCATCATCCAGGATAG ATGTCCACGCACTAAGGACTCAACCATCCAGGTGGTGGAGAATGGGGAGTCCTCTCAGGGCCGATTTTCTGTCCAGATGTTCCGTTTTGCTGGGAACTATGACCTGGTCTACCTACACTGTGAAGTGTATCTCTGTGACACCTTTACTGAAAAATGCAAACCT ACCTGCTCCAGGACCAGATTACGCGGTGGGGGCATCATAGACCAAACCCATGTCCTGAACCTGGGTCCCATCACACGGAAAA ATGTCCAGGCAGTAGCCTCAATGGCTGCTTCTAGCAGCCTGG GGTTCCTGAAGGTCTGGCTGCCTCTGCTTCTGTGGGCCACCTTGACCCTGATGTCTCAGTGA